From a single Aspergillus puulaauensis MK2 DNA, chromosome 2, nearly complete sequence genomic region:
- a CDS encoding uncharacterized protein (COG:G;~EggNog:ENOG410PGEN;~InterPro:IPR011701,IPR036259;~PFAM:PF07690;~TransMembrane:12 (i75-93o113-134i146-165o177-198i210-231o243-266i313-339o359-379i386-404o410-430i442-464o476-497i);~go_function: GO:0022857 - transmembrane transporter activity [Evidence IEA];~go_process: GO:0055085 - transmembrane transport [Evidence IEA]), whose product MAEQVVKGKTSLEQPAAVDVPNNLATFENSNASDSEKDPGAPSSANKPKPRSLWVAWLYLFDWYPSHYSKQERKLLFKLDCVLLPLCCLAYFIKWLDQVNINNAYSSGMKEDLNLYGNEYSLFGTFYNIGYMIFEIPSMMVMSRPKFARFFLPTMEVCWSIITFAQCRLRNYQDIYGLRFLLGVLETPVSSGTMYIFSSWYRGDELFKRAGVWFVSSNIGSFMGGYLQAAAHETLDGVHGMAGWRWLFIIDGCISLPIALGSFFFFPGLPSGPKVWWLTEADHKLCVSRMRNEGVRDSRKIGKRMLKRVFTHWHFYVAVFTYIFFQCTSYVAGQMILWLKDQADTHGTWTVSQINMIPTGVQAVSVFAGILATSLVMVYPFWAIMSAVAAVLLFGNVCLLVWDIPTGLKFTAYYLLGFTSCVTPILFPWVNMVMRDDSEARAFTSGAMMTFGWVFFSFYPITAFPVVEAPKWRKGYTVNTVFVICWWALFMLGQFLWRRDVKSGKYSSGEYAIKDESKDGKDEKAGDLEHVEFSEKDAKT is encoded by the exons ATGGCAGAACAAGTTGTTAAGGGCAAGACCAGTTTGGAACAGCCGGCAGCAGTCGATGTTCCGAATAACCTGGCAACCTTTGAGAATTCGAATGCCAGCGACAGCGAGAAAGATCCTGGTGCCCCCAGCTCGGCCAACAAGCCTAAACCGCGATCGCTGTGGGTAGCTTGGCTTTATCTCTTCGACTGGTATCCAAGTCACTATTCAAAGCAGGAGAGAAAGCTGCTCTTCAAGTTAGACTGTGTTCTTCTGCCGCTTTGCTGTCTTGCGT ACTTTATCAAATGGCTTGACCAGGTGAATATCAACAATGCCTATTCTTCAGGCATGAAAGAGGACCTGAATCTCTACGGTAACGA GTACTCGCTCTTCGGGACCTTCTACAACATCGGCTACATGATATTCGAAATCCCGTCCATGATGGTCATGTCGCGGCCCAAATTCGCTcgcttcttcctgcccacAATGGAAGTCTGCTGGTCAATTATAACCTTTGCCCAATGTCGTTTGCGGAATTACCAGGACATCTACGGCCTGCGCTTTCTGCTAGGCGTCCTGGAGACACCCGTATCGTCAGGGACCATGTATATCTTCTCGTCATGGTATCGCGGCGACGAGCTGTTCAAGCGAGCTGGTGTGTGGTTCGTCTCTAGCAATATCGGCTCGTTCATGGGTGGCTATCTGCAAGCCGCAGCTCATGAAACCCTCGATGGCGTCCACGGTATGGCCGGGTGGAGGTGGCTGTTCATCATCGATGGATGCATTAGCTTGCCCATTGCGCTGGGcagtttcttcttcttccctggaCTGCCGTCTGGGCCAAAGGTGTGGTGGCTAACTGAGGCCGATCACAAGCTGTGTGTCTCGAGGATGCGCAATGAGGGTGTCCGTGACAGCAGGAAGATTGGCAAGCGTATGCTCAAGCGTGTTTTTACGCATTGGCATTTCTACGTTGCTGTGTTTACTTACATCTT CTTCCAATGTACCTCCTACGTCGCCGGGCAGATGATCCTGTGGCTAAAAGATCAGGCTGATACCCATGGAACATGGACAGTCTCTCAGATTAACATGATTCCGACTGGAGTACAGGCCGTCTCCGTCTTTGCAGGTATCTTAGCGACATCTCTTGTGATGGTGTACCCATTTTGGGCCATCATGTCCGCCGTCGCCGCTGTTTTACTATTTGGAAATGTCTGCCTTCTTGTCTGGGATATTCCGACCGGCCTTAAAT TCACTGCGTATTATCTGCTCGGATTCACGTCCTGCGTCACCCCGATCCTCTTCCCGTGGGTGAACATGGTCATGAGAGATGATTCTGAAGCGAGGGCCTTTACGTCTGGTGCAATG ATGACCTTTGGTTGGgtgttcttcagcttctaTCCCATCACGGCATTCCCGGTCGTGGAAG CGCCCAAATGGAGGAAAGGATATACTGTTAATACAGTCTTCGTGATCTGCTGGTGGGCCCTCTTCATGCTCGGTCAGTTTCTATGGAGGCGGGACGTCAAGTCCGGGAAGTACTCCAGTGGCGAGTATGCCATTAAAGACGAAAGTAAGGATGGCAAGGATGAAAAAGCCGGTGACCTGGAGCATGTGGAGTTTTCGGAGAAAGATGCGAAGACTTGA
- a CDS encoding DUF2264 domain-containing protein (CAZy:GH154;~COG:S;~EggNog:ENOG410PKDQ;~InterPro:IPR016624;~PFAM:PF10022) gives MPPLPGFSDNPFESRTDLVRAAKAIIAALEPYKSKANSRIKIPVATAAGFDETAAQLEGFARPLWVVPFLLNDHVDNVNLASWVHGLQAGTDPSSREYWGDLTDFDQRMVEMESIAVALLAAPNAFLGPMPASARLNLITWLRQINDHKMPQNNWLWFRVFVNLALTKTLGIPRDELQEQITADLNTLDTFRIGEGWSSDGAWGAERKQADYYSGSFAIQFAQLLYVRFNSEDHARAEQYRRSARKFGSVFWRYFDTNGAAIPFGRSMTYRFAFAAFWSAAACADVQLPEPLASIGSVKGMLLRHLRWWSKCPDIFNVDGTMNIGFTYPNMYLAENYNSPQSVYWCLKSFTVLMLPEDHHFWRTPELLHPSLVTPTLPRVQVVWPPRHILCNSPEHHFLLSSGQMTRKAHKAREAKYGKFAYSSAFGFSVPCGPLHEQIAPDSALSVSHDDGETWKVRSEPFDESIVGIKISGRDPRVIPAISSVWRPWKYLDLTITTILAPLMVEFPGWHVRLHRIKSKRTPEQFQWKRIELVDAGFALDAQTCAGGLIPEVQSVSGKVEGHYVTSSECLIKSRAGASGIVDFTEQSCISAQGIKMDIQTGGSVMRADPNTNIIASRTLIPCVRSNIAVVGQGQTDNMDVEYWLVSGIFAVTASAGLGQDTIDNMWLNRPRPSIRILGDDVTIAFE, from the exons ATGCCTCCCTTACCAGGCTTCTCAGACAACCCATTCGAATCCCGGACGGACCTCGTCCGAGCCGCAAAGGCTATTATCGCGGCACTGGAGCCGTACAAGAGCAAGGCCAATTCGAGGATCAAAATCCCGGTCgcgacagcagcaggattCGACGAAACCGCAGCGCAACTGGAGGGGTTCGCTCGTCCGTTATGGGTAGTCCCATTCCTCCTGAATGACCATGTCGATAATGTCAACCTAGCATCATGGGTTCACGGTTTACAGGCAGGTACGGATCCAAGTTCACGAGAATATTGGGGCGACCTTACAGACTTCGACCAGAGGATGGTTGAGATGGAGTCCATTGCTGTCGCGCTCCTGGCTGCCCCGAATGCGTTCCTCGGACCCATGCCAGCTTCTGCGAGACTGAATCTTATTACCTGGCTGCGGCAGATAAACGATCATAAAATGCCCCAGAATAACTGGCTCTGGTTTCGAGTGTTTGTCAATCTTGCACTGACAAAGACCCTTGGGATACCCCGAGATGAGCTCCAAGAGCAGATCACCGCCGACCTCAATACACTGGACACATTCCGGATCGGCGAAGGATGGTCCAGTGATGGCGCCTGGGGTGCTGAGCGGAAACAGGCAGACTATTACTCTGGGAGCTTCGCCATCCAGTTTGCGCAATTGCTCTATGTCCGTTTCAACAGCGAGGATCATGCCAGAGCAGAGCAGTATCGTCGGTCAGCCAGAAAGTTTGGATCAGTCTTCTGGCGGTATTTTGACACTAATG GTGCTGCTATTCCCTTCGGTCGGAGCATGACCTATCGCTTCGCCTTTGCGGCCTTTTggtctgcagcagcttgTGCGGACGTTCAATTGCCTGAACCATTGGCAAGCATTGGCTCTGTTAAAGGGATGCTCCTGCGACATTTACGCTGGTGGTCAAAGTGCCCTGATATCTTCAACGTGGACGGCACGATGAACATCGGCTTCACGTACCCGAACATGTACCTGGCCGAGAACTACAACTCTCCACAGTCGGTGTACTGGTGCTTGAAGTCATTTACTGTCCTTATGCTACCGGAAGACCATCACTTTTGGCGGACACCGGAGCTCCTGCATCCGTCCCTTGTTACGCCTACCCTGCCACGAGTGCAGGTCGTCTGGCCGCCGCGACATATCCTATGCAATAGCCCCGAGCATCACTTCCTCCTGTCATCAGGCCAAATGACGAGGAAAGCACACAAGGCTCGGGAGGCTAAATATGGGAAGTTTGCATACTCCTCTGCATTCGGATTTAGTGTACCATGTGGGCCTCTCCATGAACAAATTGCACCGGATAGTGCTCTATCTGTAAGCCATGATGACGGTGAGACATGGAAAGTTAGATCGGAACCATTCGATGAGAGCATTGTCGGTATCAAGATATCTGGCCGGGATCCAAGAGTAATTCCAGCTATTTCCAGCGTGTGGCGCCCATGGAAGTACCTCGACCTGACCATTACAACGATACTGGCCCCGCTGATGGTGGAATTCCCAGGATGGCACGTTAGGCTACACAGAATTAAGAGTAAGCGTACACCAGAGCAATTTCAGTGGAAGAGGATTGAACTGGTGGATGCCGGGTTTGCATTGGATGCCCAAACCTGCGCTGGTGGGCTCATTCCGGAGGTCCAGTCAGTGTCCGGTAAGGTGGAAGGGCACTACGTGACCAGCTCTGAGTGCCTAATCAAGTCTCGTGCTGGGGCAAGCGGCATTGTGGATTTCACAGAGCAATCCTGTATCTCGGCCCAGGGTATCAAAATGGACATCCAAACAGGGGGTTCCGTGATGAGGGCAGACCCAAACACCAACATCATTGCTTCCAGGACCTTAATCCCGTGCGTACGTAGTAACATTGCAGTCGTTGGACAAGGGCAGACTGACAATATGGACGTTGAATACTGGCTGGTGTCCGGGATCTTTGCGGTAACAGCGAGTGCCGGCTTGGGGCAGGACACTATTGATAACATGTGGTTGAATAGACCACGGCCATCTATTAGAATACTGGGTGATGATGTGACCATTGCATttgaataa
- a CDS encoding uncharacterized protein (CAZy:GH88;~COG:S;~EggNog:ENOG410PKI9;~InterPro:IPR008928,IPR012341,IPR010905;~PFAM:PF07470;~go_process: GO:0005975 - carbohydrate metabolic process [Evidence IEA]), protein MAAFSPSRTSSTSSSPNDLSPTRKKRKAESITSLSDGQTDAEGTPARSLISEDRSRYIAELFDENIIAKIFRTASSSLNDPNIFTKPDGVPLGYPETVPQTGPRAGRYEFRDPEFWTCGFFPGCLYALLERTTKYPHRALLESSPFGPKLQDVRSQLRVLSKGWSKSLHSMAFRADTHDIGFIVMPALKRDWEILGNEQSLRSIIQAARSLATRYVSTAGTIRSWDCLVKKEITVTDQTENVLVIIDSLCNLDLLYYASAHSGDRRLADLATAHARTLLQTHLRPERGISVPKGGYQGQLYSTCHVANIDPATGSLKWRWTAQGYDNNSTWSRGQAWAILGYAQVYMWTKETIFLDAACGCAEYFLHRLATAPACVEIDVSESQDLFPTSRTNGRHVPLWDFDAPVDPAELLRDSSAGVIAANGMLIIFQNLLSLGQDGLARRFLNAAVEIVQDTIDLCLAKEKTRFVSDGKSITVEDSVPGSTFDSILMNGTANNNQHARRRYCNHGLVYGDYYLIEFGNRLLDLGLA, encoded by the coding sequence ATGGCTGCTTTCTCGCCGTCGCGCACCTCCAGCACGTCCTCCTCTCCGAACGATTTATCTCCAACccgcaagaagagaaaggcagAAAGCATTACTTCTCTGTCTGATGGGCAAACAGATGCTGAAGGAACGCCAGCAAGGTCTCTTATATCCGAGGATCGCTCACGTTATATCGCCGAACTATTCGACGAGAACATCATCGCAAAGATCTTTCGGacggcctcctcgtcgttgaATGACCCCAATATCTTCACCAAGCCGGACGGAGTACCACTAGGATATCCAGAGACAGTCCCTCAGACCGGCCCCAGGGCAGGGCGATATGAGTTCCGGGACCCGGAGTTCTGGACATGCGGGTTCTTTCCTGGTTGTCTGTACGCCCTGCTAGAGAGGACCACCAAGTATCCTCATCGAGCTCTTCTTGAATCCAGTCCGTTCGGACCCAAGCTCCAAGACGTCCGTTCGCAGCTGCGCGTTCTGAGTAAAGGATGGTCAAAGTCCCTGCATAGCATGGCCTTCCGAGCAGACACCCACGACATCGGATTCATCGTGATGCCAGCACTGAAGAGAGACTGGGAGATACTGGGAAACGAGCAAAGTCTGCGCTCAATCATTCAAGCAGCTCGAAGCCTCGCAACACGATATGTGTCCACGGCTGGGACAATCAGAAGTTGGGACTGCCTAGTGAAGAAAGAGATCACGGTTACAGACCAGACGGAGAACGtgctcgtcatcatcgacaGCCTGTGCAACTTGGATCTACTTTACTACGCCTCGGCCCATTCAGGAGATAGAAGGCTTGCGGATTTGGCAACGGCTCATGCTCGCACTCTGCTTCAAACCCATCTGCGTCCCGAACGTGGCATCTCTGTCCCCAAGGGTGGGTATCAGGGGCAATTATACTCGACATGCCATGTCGCGAATATTGATCCTGCAACGGGGAGTTTGAAATGGCGTTGGACAGCACAGGGGTACGACAACAACTCGACTTGGTCCCGGGGCCAAGCGTGGGCGATTCTAGGCTATGCGCAGGTGTATATGTGGACCAAAGAGACGATATTCCTAGATGCTGCCTGTGGCTGCGCCGAGTACTTTTTGCATAGACTAgcgacagcaccagcctgTGTTGAGATTGACGTGAGCGAGTCTCAGGATCTGTTCCCTACAAGCAGGACAAACGGTCGGCATGTTCCTCTGTGGGATTTTGATGCACCAGTCGACCCGGCAGAGCTGCTGCGAGACTCGTCTGCAGGTGTTATTGCCGCCAATGGAATGCTCATTATATTTCAGAATCTTCTCAGCCTTGGTCAGGATGGTCTAGCCAGAAGGTTTCTCAACGCCGCTGTCGAGATTGTCCAGGACACTATTGACCTCTGTCTGGCCAAAGAGAAGACTCGATTCGTGAGTGATGGCAAGAGCATTACTGTTGAGGATAGTGTTCCTGGATCTACCTTCGACTCTATTCTCATGAATGGCACTGCAAATAACAACCAGCATGCGCGGCGGCGATATTGTAACCACGGGTTGGTGTATGGTGATTATTATCTGATAGAGTTCGGCAATCGCCTACTTGATTTGGGCCTTGCATAA
- a CDS encoding Zn(II)2Cys6 transcription factor (COG:S;~EggNog:ENOG410PG1S;~InterPro:IPR036864,IPR007219,IPR001138;~PFAM:PF00172,PF04082;~go_function: GO:0000981 - DNA-binding transcription factor activity, RNA polymerase II-specific [Evidence IEA];~go_function: GO:0003677 - DNA binding [Evidence IEA];~go_function: GO:0008270 - zinc ion binding [Evidence IEA];~go_process: GO:0006351 - transcription, DNA-templated [Evidence IEA];~go_process: GO:0006355 - regulation of transcription, DNA-templated [Evidence IEA]) → MNEYHGPDSSGSPENQARGPEIGHACNSCRRRKLRCSRELPACQHCRKTVSDCHYETTRAKPGMKAGALDNIHRRLDAIERSVGRQQARIESFEGEGASPQNDSALHTILSSLAAGLQKLDKRPAISGAGPSLKRPRHDSDGAHYIPLPTGLPPIPDDTVLSHVLEAYFIYVHPWTPIVHESRLRRRLVEDHQREKLHLVVYSMILVAARYIEDGDTAAYLSQLVDEPENMRDWLVSQAMKQPSVENLQALVMVASDDIGSGHTARAWPLVGSLSRMVEYLQLTVEHDEAVQHPFSQPYRSLSSPADWTEAEERRRIFWGIFALDRFCSVSMGWNTSLTADDVRRRLPCDGITWRKEDPVVTPYFGIWDKSAGRIGNPIAFLPAHPAPARPAAEEEADGSISEAGTSPVTASAAVDMSTVGAYAYCIEATESLSRVTTYFLQQKVNLNDQKDFGAWLTRFKELDLRLVHWKMLLPHKWTVNVSPSQSACTRMDPNLTLAHVTHNASMILLHQPIAFPLCDWPFKSRLPSHCSMDTCQTAAIEVATITNHYLKGSLQTAPLNSQFAFCVFIAGRALLLYWQHGRSQEAVVPEFWMLTQSLDTMSTRWAGTGTGTGTGVKNLAAKYSSTLTQLHSQTADNESFSISISAYTTEVMHLSEQQSPSSNHPTMSPKISGTPAQTHNPSTGNQTNPAPNQGDGLSPPQSRSSNSNMPQPIYPNPEVAALTPGAFTLNMGMSAHNNAVPNILRPDLAGDSDDPVAMSQMLLDQQFTGLDRVISYSDGLFGSDFEGRRW, encoded by the exons ATGAACGAATACCACGGCCCAGACTCATCGGGGTCGCCCGAGAACCAGGCTCGGGGCCCGGAGATCGGGCATGCATGCAACTCGTGCCGAAGACGCAAGCTGCGCTGTTCGAGAGAACTACCAGCTTGTCAGCACTGTCGGAAGACGGTCTCCGACTGTCACTACGAGACCACGCGGGCCAAGCCTGGCATGAAGGCTGGGGCGCTGGATAACATCCATCGGAGGCTTG ACGCAATAGAGCGCTCAGTCGGGCGGCAACAAGCCAGGATAGAGAGCTTCGAAGGGGAGGGTGCTTCGCCGCAGAACGACTCGGCTTTACATACGATCCTGTCCTCCCTGGCAGCAGGCCTGCAGAAACTAGACAAGAGACCAGCCATATCAGGGGCCGGTCCCTCTTTAAAGCGACCGCGACATGATTCCGACGGGGCACATTATATACCTCTACCGACTGGCCTGCCGCCCATCCCCGATGATACAGTCCTCAGTCATGTTCTCGAGGCTTACTTCATTTACGTCCATCCGTGGACTCCTATCGTCCACGAAAGCAGGCTTCGAAGGCGACTAGTCGAGGACCATCAACGGGAAAAATTGCACCTTGTCGTGTACTCCATGATCCTTGTAGCTGCGCgatatattgaagatggtgaCACGGCAGCCTATTTGTCGCAATTGGTCGACGAGCCAGAGAATATGAGGGACTGGTTAGTTTCTCAAGCAATGAAGCAGCCATCGGTCGAGAATCTACAGGCACTTGTCATGGTTGCCTCGGACGAT ATTGGCAGTGGCCATACAGCCCGCGCGTGGCCACTCGTGGGCTCCCTCTCTCGCATGGTCGAGTATCTGCAATTGACCGTCGAGCATGACGAGGCAGTCCAACACCCCTTCTCGCAGCCATACAGGTCGCTATCGTCCCCAGCCGACTGgaccgaagccgaagaaagGCGACGGATCTTTTGGGGCATCTTTGCACTGGACCGCTTCTGTTCCGTGAGCATGGGCTGGAATACCAGCTTAACCGCCGATGATGTCCGCCGTCGCCTCCCCTGCGATGGAATTACCTGGCGGAAAGAAGACCCCGTCGTCACGCCGTACTTTGGAATCTGGGATAAGTCGGCCGGTCGGATTGGAAATCCAATTGCCTTCCTCCCCGCGCATCCCGCCCCAGCTCGGCCAGcagcagaggaggaagcagacggCAGCATCTCTGAGGCTGGGACATCCCCAGTTACAGCGTCAGCAGCAGTCGATATGTCTACCGTCGGGGCTTACGCCTACTGCATCGAAGCGACAGAGTCATTGAGCCGTGTAACCACCTACTTCCTCCAGCAGAAAGTCAACCTGAATGACCAAAAGGACTTTGGTGCCTGGCTTACGCGCTTTAAAGAACTGGATCTCCGTCTTGTGCACTGGAAGATGCTTCTCCCTCACAAATGGACCGTCAACGTCTCACCTTCGCAATCGGCATGCACAAGGATGGATCCGAACCTGACACTGGCTCATGTAACGCACAACGCGTCCATGATCCTCCTGCACCAGCCGATCGCGTTTCCCCTGTGCGACTGGCCCTTCAAGAGCCGTCTACCGAGTCACTGTAGCATGGATACGTGCCAGACTGCTGCAATTGAAGTGGCCACCATCACCAATCACTATCTAAAAGGCTCCCTGCAGACAGCGCCGTTGAACAGTCAGTTCGCGTTCTGTGTCTTTATAGCTGGGCGCGCACTCCTTCTGTACTGGCAGCATGGTCGCAGCCAGGAGGCTGTTGTCCCAGAGTTCTGGATGTTGACCCAAAGCCTCGATACAATGTCTACTCGCTgggctggaactggaactggaactggaactggggTCAAGAACCTGGCTGCTAAATATTCTTCAACCTTGACTCAACTTCATAGCCAAACTGCAGACAACGAGTCCTTCTCCATCAGCATTTCTGCATACACCACAGAGGTAATGCACTTGTCCGAGCAGCAATCTCCATCTAGCAATCACCCAACTATGTCTCCTAAAATCAGCGGTACCCCGGCCCAGACGCATAACCCCAGTACAGGAAATCAAACAAACCCTGCTCCTAATCAGGGTGATGGGTTGAGCCCTCCACAATcaagaagcagcaacagcaatatGCCGCAACCAATTTATCCCAATCCGGAGGTGGCAGCCCTGACACCCGGCGCATTCACTCTCAATATGGGCATGTCGGCCCATAATAATGCGGTTCCCAACATCCTCCGGCCCGACTTGGCCGGGGATTCGGACGATCCAGTGGCCATGTCTCAGATGCTGCTTGATCAGCAGTTTACTGGCTTGGATCGAGTAATTAGTTACAGTGATGGATTGTTCGGGTCCGATTTTGAGGGGCGgagatggtga
- a CDS encoding uncharacterized protein (COG:Q;~EggNog:ENOG410PMQB;~InterPro:IPR001128,IPR002403,IPR017972,IPR036396;~PFAM:PF00067;~TransMembrane:1 (i12-36o);~go_function: GO:0004497 - monooxygenase activity [Evidence IEA];~go_function: GO:0005506 - iron ion binding [Evidence IEA];~go_function: GO:0016705 - oxidoreductase activity, acting on paired donors, with incorporation or reduction of molecular oxygen [Evidence IEA];~go_function: GO:0020037 - heme binding [Evidence IEA];~go_process: GO:0055114 - oxidation-reduction process [Evidence IEA]): protein MPTMDFLNTMSLTDAAFCLVLGIAGYTVTLVVYRLWLSPLSGFPGSPLAKTTFLYEFYYDWIKPGLYCKKIHEMHQKYGPVIQVTPEELHVDDPAYFAKLFVSGGVRKSDAYPGFTRGTGFEDYTDMIRTHDIHRFIRAPAQQFFSRSSLKQVEGRLVGCIKTLCQRLEEYKDTGKPVNMSNALYSLSTDAVSAAICEKPTNYLADLDFNATWFKIQKKGMANVPLFGIFPWPARGLIMQLVLYVSSFLPVVKAYQPPRQEDIKAELRTPNLVSDAFGGTQRAEAPKEQFGRDIYDRAGQLLQQSGIYQLSHTVQAIITHLALDDNACQMLKSEIAAFLERKPESAICWQDLEKLPYLDACVREGLRMVTGALKRSTRVFPDTAIHVDGLMIPKGTPVAMTSYWMHMDSKVFPDPDKFEPQRWLDEHNEAMAEYFVPFGRGSRDCLGRK from the exons ATGCCTACGATGGACTTTCTGAATACAATGTCGTTAACCGATGCGGCATTCTGCCTTGTGCTGGGGATTGCTGGCTATACTGTCACCCTCGTCGTCTATCGCCTCTGGCTAAGTCCGCTCAGTGGCTTTCCAGGCTCGCCTTTGGCCAAAACAACGTTCCTGTACGAATTCTACTATGACTGGATTAAGCCAGGGCTATACTGTAAGAAGATTCATGAAATGCACCAAAAATACG GCCCTGTTATTCAGGTGACGCCAGAAGAACTCCACGTTGATGACCCCGCGTACTTTGCAAAATTGTTCGTCTCTGGAGGCGTCAGGAAGTCTGATGCTTACCCTGGATTTACAAGGGGTACTGGTTTTGAAG ACTATACGGACATGATTCGAACACACGATATTCACCGGTTCATACGTGCTCCTGCTCAGCAGTTCTTCTCTAGATCCAGCTTGAAGCAGGTTGAAGGGAGGCTGGTTGGATGTATCAAGACGCTTTGCCAGCGGCTGGAAGAGTATAAAGATACAGGAAAGCCAGTCAACATGTCAAATGCTCTTTATTCACTTTCCACGG ACGCTGTGTCGGCGGCTATTTGCGAGAAACCCACCAACTATCTTGCCGATCTAGATTTTAACGCAACATG GttcaagatccagaagaagGGCATGGCAAATGTTCCCTTATTTGGTATCTTTCCATGGCCAGCAAGGGGACTGATTATGCAACTGGTATTATACGTCTCTTCCTTTTTACCAGTCGTGAAGGCGTACCAACCA CCCCGCCAGGAGGATATCAAAGCAGAGTTGCGAACACCCAATCTGGTGAGCGATGCATTTGGAGGCACGCAGCGCGCGGAGGCGCCCAAGGAGCAATTCGGAAGGGATATCTATGATCGTGCGGGACAG ctcctccaacaGTCCGGTATTTATCAGCTCTCGCATACGGTGCAAGCCATCATCACCCACCTTGCGTTAGACGACAATGCGTGCCAGATGCTAAAGAGTGAGATCGCCGCATTTTTGGAGCGGAAGCCGGAATCTGCTATATGCTGGCAGGATCTAGAAAAACTCCCGTACCTGGATGCGTGTGTGAGGGAGGGCTTGCG TATGGTGACAGGCGCGCTGAAACGCTCCACTCGTGTGTTCCCAGACACTGCCATTCATGTAGACGGCCTCATGATTCCGAAAGGG ACTCCAGTTGCAATGACTTCCTACTGGATGCACATGGACAGCAAAGTCTTTCCGGACCCGGACAAGTTCGAGCCGCAGCGCTGGCTTGACGAGCATAATGAGGCAATGGCTGAGTATTTCGTTCCGTTTGGGAGGGGATCCAGGGATTGTTTGGGGAGAAAGTAA